A genomic region of Denticeps clupeoides chromosome 17, fDenClu1.1, whole genome shotgun sequence contains the following coding sequences:
- the zwilch gene encoding protein zwilch homolog: MMGSTIIADANRFMKSLNTCQDDATECFATEEGIQISLVQEEKVPLSSILKGSQQIFICEQKHLQSDLHTLSSIAEEGSTCEDQVSNTPRDTGTRPLTVMKARELLSWYTLSQNPHMPHVLYAAIPPVWVCCDMSDTAGTAWLGAESICTDNKVNAIKLYSVCCKGATVENSSLITLDELKQEHQRRHHATTVTTKGCAQYSLLGATVVENSIIESNRSVIADFQWRNVEKVLETPPLSAHAALFIKVTVGDMKSSTYQTYKELEFLDILAEGLRTGETEWLDPPDPKSAVDLTRALIEELENIGNNIQGQAAKATESQKSRAEQSATRLNIFDSVILERGDLDFTEQLWVKMRRSVTSYQDVTDCLKMVIKAVRYGQIKPWIHRNSSNSLSKLILQSYQQQQQQQVDTISLTGLMPIQMLLEMGLDKMRKDYINYFIGMELTTLNYLSYYLNTEIDLQEQLIRVKKLHHLLEIMETCTTFLNLPYERLFHFTQSCLQYYKTSAYNEDHAFQMQVKPAQISCLCQKEKPISWGVELSSGQGCREVKTSSYFSDKPLVDHATFDSDGLFDRTVIDENKQVPYYSTMVTCSLVNF; this comes from the exons ATGATGGGTTCAACAATCATAGCTGATGCCAACCGATTCATGAAATCTCTCAA TACATGTCAAGATGATGCCACTGAGTGTTTTGCCACTGAG GAAGGTATCCAGATCTCACTTGTCCAGGAGGAGAAGGTACCCCTGTCCAGCATCCTCAAGGGAAGCCAGCAGATCTTTATCTGTGAACAAAAG CATCTGCAAAGTGATCTACACACTTTGAGCAGCATTGCCGAAGAGGGGTCAACCTGTGAGGACCAGGTCAGCAACACACCCAGAGATACTGGAACTCGGCCTCTTACAGTGATGAAAGCGAG AGAGCTGCTTTCATGGTACACCTTGTCCCAGAACCCACACATGCCTCACGTGCTGTATGCAGCTATACCCCCTGTCTGGGTATGCTGTGATATGTCTGATACAGCAGGCACTGCCTGGCTGGGAGCAGAATCCATCTGTACTGACAACAAAGTCAATGCAATTAAGTTGTACTCTGTTTGCtgcaaag GTGCGACTGTGGAAAACTCATCATTGATCACATTGGATGAACTGAAGCAAGAACATCAGCGGAGGCACCATGCGACTACA GTGACTACAAAAGGCTGTGCTCAGTACAGCCTGTTGGGTGCTACAGTGGTGGAAAACTCAATAATTGAATCAAACCGCTCTGTAATTGCTGATTTTCAATGGCGCAATGTGGAGAAAGTGCTGGAGACGCCGCCTCTGTCCGCACATGCAGCTCTG TTTATCAAGGTGACTGTTGGAGATATGAAGAGCTCCACATATCAGACATACAAAGAGCTGGAATTCCTTGAT ATTCTTGCAGAAGGTCTCAGGACAGGTGAGACTGAATGGCTGGACCCTCCAGACCCCAAATCTGCTGTAGATTTGACTCGTGCCTTAATAGAAG AATTAGAGAACATCGGAAACAACATTCAAGGACAAGCAGCAAAagcaacagag TCACAAAAAAGCCGAGCAGAACAGTCAGCCACTAGACTGAACATTTTTGATTCAGTGATTCTCGAACGGGGAGACTTGGATTTTACAGAACAGCTTTgggtgaagatgaggagga GTGTGACCTCGTATCAGGATGTGACAGACTGTCTGAAGATGGTCATTAAAGCAGTCAGATATGGTCAGATCAAACCATGG ATTCACAGAAACAGTAGCAACTCGCTCAGTAAACTCATCCTGCAGTCataccagcagcagcagcagcagcaggtggacACCATCAGCCTGACAGGACTCATGCCAATCCAGATGCTGCTGGAGATGGGGCTGGACAAGATGAGGAAAGATTACATCAACTACTTcatcg GTATGGAACTAACAACACTAAATTACCTG agTTACTACCTAAACACAGAGATAGACCTGCAAGAGCAACTAATCAGAGTGAAGAAATTGCACCATCTGCTGGAAATAATGGAGACCTGCACCACCTTCCTCAACCTGCCCTATGAGCGCTTGTTTCACTTTACACA GTCCTGTTTGCAGTATTATAAAACAAGTGCCTATAATGAAGACCATGCATTTCAAATGCAAGTAAAGCCAGCACAAATCAGTTGCTTATGCCAGAA AGAAAAACCCATATCCTGGGGTGTGGAGCTATCCAGTGGCCAGGGCTGTCGAGAGGTCAAGACTTCCTCCTACTTTAGTGACAAGCCCTTGGTGGATCATGCGACTTTTGACTCAG ATGGGCTGTTTGATAGAACAGTAATCGATGAGAATAAGCAGGTCCCTTACTACAGCACCATGGTGACCTGCAGCCTGGTCAACTTCTAA
- the rpl4 gene encoding large ribosomal subunit protein uL4, with amino-acid sequence MACARPLISVYSEKGEASGKNVVMPAVFRAPIRPDIVNFVHTNMRKNNRQPYAVSELAGHQTSAESWGTGRAVARIPRVRGGGTHRSGQGAFGNMCRGGRMFAPTKTWRRWHRRINITQKRYALCSALAASALPALVMSKGHRIEEIPEVPLVVDDKVEGYKKTKEAVLLLKKLKAWNDIKKVYASQRIRAGKGKMRNRRRIQGKGPCIVYNEDNGVTRAFRNIPGITLQNVNKLNLLRLAPGGHIGRFCIWTESAFRKLDDLYGTWRKTSSLKVDYNLPMHKMNNTDLTRILKSEVVQKALRSPNKKIQRRVLKKNPLKNLRVMMKLNPYAKTARRRAILMHDPAIKAKMLKSKKKPKKTGKAKKPAVAPAAAPAAKSS; translated from the exons ATG GCCTGTGCCAGACCATTGATCTCGGTGTACTCCGAGAAAGGAGAAGCATCCGGCAAAAATGTGGTCATGCCGGCAGTGTTCAGGGCGCCCATTCGCCCCGACATTGTGAACTTCGTGCACACCAACATGCGCAAGAACAACCGCCAACCGTACGCGGTCAGTGAATTGGCCG GTCACCAGACCAGTGCTGAGTCCTGGGGCACAGGTAGAGCTGTGGCTCGTATCCCCCGTGTGCGAGGTGGTGGTACTCACCGCTCCGGCCAGGGTGCCTTTGGAAAT ATGTGCCGTGGTGGTCGCATGTTCGCCCCCACAAAGACCTGGCGTCGCTGGCACCGCAGGATCAACATCACCCAGAAGCGCTACGCCCTCTGCTCAGCACTGGCTGCCTCTGCCCTTCCTGCCCTGGTTATGTCCAAAG GTCATCGCATTGAGGAGATTCCTGAGGTCCCACTTGTTGTTGATGACAAAGTTGAGGGATACAAGAAGACCAAGGAAGCAGTGCTTCTGCTGAAGAAGCTCAAGGCCTGGAACGACATTAAGAAG GTCTACGCATCTCAGCGCATTCGCGCAGGCAAGGGTAAGATGAGGAATCGTAGACGTATCCAGGGGAAGGGGCCGTGCATTGTGTACAACGAAGACAATGGTGTTACCAGGGCTTTCAGGAACATTCCTG GTATCACATTGCAGAACGTGAACAAGCTGAATCTGTTGAGGCTGGCTCCTGGAGGCCACATCGGCCGTTTCTGCATCTGGACTGAGAGCGCCTTCCGCAAGCTGGATGATCTCTATGGCACCTGGCGCAAAACCTCTTCTCTGAAGGTGGACTACAA CCTGCCAATGCACAAAATGAACAACACAGATCTGACCAGGATTCTGAAGAGTGAGGTAGTCCAGAAAGCACTTCGTTCTCCAAA CAAAAAGATTCAACGTAGGGTGCTGAAGAAGAACCCTTTGAAGAACTTGAGGGTTATGATGAAACTCAACCCATATGCCAAGACAGCTCGTCGCCGTGCTATCCTTATGCACGACCCTGCT ATCAAGGCGAAAATGCTGAAATCCAAGAAGAAGCCCAAAAAGACTGGCAAGGCCAAGAAGCCTGCAGTTGCCCCTGCAGCTGCCCCAGCAGCAAAGTCGAGCTAA